One window of the Nothobranchius furzeri strain GRZ-AD chromosome 3, NfurGRZ-RIMD1, whole genome shotgun sequence genome contains the following:
- the dytn gene encoding dystrotelin yields the protein MIHKTHPSVYRATLKLLSLQKLCQMDVVLVRHITAAFHVGRGAKKPDIVVMDREEVSYLLNRIFHSVSQEVSGHVTEAGPEETCSLMFRLFERDQTGSVSAQSVKTALIALSADNLLQKYTGLINVLRKDSGSISRSGLKSMLKDLSQVPAAVQEEGVFGNVEEALSSCFNKVMAPSVSKEHMFSWLQSEPRLLLWIPTLYRLLVGQKVSHAVRCHVCKQFPIKGLRYRCKKCVNVHVCQSCYLSKRQTRKHRTHHPVVEFCNQPTWKESLSSLARNARHALLPWRYTQRDGEMRVLMWAEPGEVQNRAPPPSHASQLAQSTQSPSSDEVYHDVAVDALAPPLCSSKCLQTDKEMHSQQESVALLSQVKNLERDKWLLEQQLQAWRLTVQSEQDALVDRCSEMEVTMETLKQHNNRLQGMLTQALTNMEAQQHANNTPPSFNSERIEHETSSPQHANNTPPSFNSERIEHETSSPPHANNTPPSFNSERIEHETSSPPHANNTPPSFNSERIEHETSSPQHANNTPPSFNSERIEHETSSPPHANNTPPSFNSERIEHETSSPPHANNTPPSFNSEHIEHETSSPQHANNTPPSFNSERIEHETSSPPHANNTPPSFNSEHIEHETSSPQHANNTPPSFNSERIEHETSSPQHANNTPPSFNSEHIEHETSSPQHANNTPPSFNSERIEHETSSPQHANNTPPSFNSERIERETSSPQHANNTPSSFNTEHTDRGNSRSSFDSLTNSEEELRVTGQQTPSPTIHQGWTLPHEDLHGETETLETYHHQPTRQQSRSKKEGLLTEDKCLFAEREDCGKCSPEQMLQEAVIKLKTEMENKRCTEGQRNETRTGTRWEAEILKAAEVVGDSIHHLVEGMRTIRPGDSCSE from the exons ATGATTCATAAAACTCATCCAAGTGTTTACCGAGCCACTTTGAAGCTTCTGTCTCTGCAGAAGCTCTGCCAAA TGGATGTGGTGTTGGTTCGACACATCACTGCAGCCTTCCATGTGGGGCGCGGGGCGAAGAAGCCTGACATTGTCGTGATGGACAGGGAAGAAGTGAGTTATCTTCTGAACAGGATATTCCACAGCGTGTCCCAGGAGGTGTCAGGTCATGTGACTGAGGCGGGTCCTGAGGAGACGTGCAGTCTTATGTTCAGGCTGTTTGAACG TGATCAGACTGGTTCTGTATCGGCCCAGTCTGTAAAAACTGCTCTGATCGCTCTGTCTGCCGACAACCTGCTGCAGAAATACACAG GTCTTATTAATGTTCTAAGGAAGGATTCAGGATCCATCAGCAGGTCTGGACTCAAATCTATGCTGAAGGATCTCAGCCAG GTTCCTGCGGCAGTGCAGGAGGAAGGTGTGTTTGGCAATGTGGAGGAAGCTCTGAGTTCATGTTTCAACAAG GTGATGGCTCCATCAGTGAGTAAAGAACATATGTTTTCTTGGCTGCAAAGTGAGCCACGACTGTTGCTATGGATACCAACTCTGTACAGGCTGTTGGTGGGACAAAAGGTCAGTCACGCCGTCCGCTGTCACGTCTGCAAACAGTTCCCCATCAAAGGACTCAG atatcGTTGTAAGAAATGTGTGAATGTCCACGTGTGTCAGAGCTGTTACCTGAGCAAACGACAGACCAGGAAACACAGGACCCACCATCCAGTGGTTGAGTTCTGCAACCAG CCCACCTGGAAAGAATCTCTGTCCTCTTTGGCCCGAAATGCTCGTCATgccctgttaccatggagataCACTCAGAGAGATGGTGAAATGAGGGTCCTGATGTGGGCGGAGCCAGGAGAGGTCCAGAACAG AGCTCCGCCCCCTTCTCATGCCTCACAATTGGCTCAGTCAACCCAAAGTCCCTCATCTGACGAAGTTTACCATGATGTTGCAGTAGATGCTTTAGCTCCACCCCTTTGCTCATCCAAGTGTCTCCAGACAGACAAGGAAATGCATAGCCAGCAG GAGTCGGTGGCGCTGCTAAGCCAAGTCAAGAACCTGGAGAGAGACAAGTG gctgctggagcagcagctgcaGGCCTGGAGACTCACTGTCCAATCAGAACAGGACGCCCTGGTGGACAGGTGCTCTGAGATGGAGGTTACCATGGAAACCCTTAAACAACACAACAACCGGCTGCAGGGGATGCTCACGCAG GCTCTAACCAATATGGAGGCTCAACAACACGCTAACAACACGCCTCCAAGCTTTAACTCGGAACGTATAGAACATGAAACCTCCAGCCCTCAACACGCTAACAACACGCCTCCGAGCTTTAACTCGGAACGTATAGAACATGAAACCTCCAGCCCTCCACATGCTAACAACACGCCTCCGAGCTTTAACTCGGAACGTATAGAACATGAAACCTCCAGCCCTCCACATGCTAACAACACGCCTCCGAGCTTTAACTCGGAACGTATAGAACATGAAACCTCCAGCCCTCAACACGCTAACAACACGCCTCCGAGCTTTAACTCGGAACGTATAGAACATGAAACCTCCAGCCCTCCACATGCTAACAACACGCCTCCGAGCTTTAACTCGGAACGTATAGAACATGAAACCTCCAGCCCTCCACATGCTAACAACACGCCTCCGAGCTTTAACTCGGAACATATAGAACATGAAACCTCCAGCCCTCAACACGCTAACAACACACCTCCGAGCTTTAACTCGGAACGTATAGAACATGAAACCTCCAGCCCTCCACATGCTAACAACACGCCTCCGAGCTTTAACTCGGAACATATAGAACATGAAACCTCCAGCCCTCAACACGCTAACAACACACCTCCGAGCTTTAACTCGGAACGTATAGAACATGAAACCTCCAGCCCTCAACACGCTAACAACACGCCTCCGAGCTTTAACTCGGAACATATAGAACATGAAACCTCCAGCCCTCAACACGCTAACAACACGCCTCCGAGCTTTAACTCGGAACGTATAGAACACGAAACCTCCAGCCCTCAACACGCTAACAACACACCTCCGAGCTTTAACTCGGAACGTATAGAACGTGAAACCTCCAGCCCTCAACACGCTAACAACACGCCTTCGAGCTTCAACACAGAACACACAGACAGAGGAAACTCCAGGTCTTCCTTTGACTCCCTAACAAACTCAGAAGAAGAGCTGAGAGTGACTGGACAGCAGACTCCATCTCCCACAATTCATCAGGGCTGGACCCTGCCACATGAGGACCTCCATGGGGAGACGGAGACTTTAGAGACATATCACCATCAGCCAACAAGACAACAGAGTAGGTCGAAGAAGGAGGGGCTACTGACAGAAGACAAATGCCTTTTTGCAGAAAGAGAGGATTGTGGGAAATGCAGTCCTGAACAGATGCTCCAGGAAGCCGTTATCAAACTGAAGACTGAGATGGAGAATAAGAGGTGCACAGAGGGACAGAGAAATGAGACAAGGACAG GTACACGGTGGGAGGCGGAGATTCTGAAAGCAGCAGAAGTGGTGGGGGACTCAATACACCACCTGGTGGAAGGCATGAGAACAATTAGACCAGGTGACTCATGTTCAGAGTAA